One genomic window of Saccopteryx bilineata isolate mSacBil1 chromosome 4, mSacBil1_pri_phased_curated, whole genome shotgun sequence includes the following:
- the LOC136335501 gene encoding uncharacterized protein → MAPRYAGPQTKEMGFAHGARGLCGTQSGTLSPDRQMVQAAGNTHRESHAGTRRQGQHQRAQGLTRPGGGAHARSGSSPGRAGTPRWEAGAPAPAQPLLTGVGSAAAAALSARALPEPGRACAAAPQRRRRRRRRRRLLCSSGSNSGRHGQVQRGAHPRAARQHPEVPEPRGCAPTNRVKLEMKPKKFEDRVLAVTSWRLHLFPLKVPAKVESSFNVLEIRAFNTLSQNQILVETERGMVSMRLPSAESVDQVTRHVSSALSKVCPGPGCLIRRGNADTPEGPRDTSPNSETSTSTTHSVCGGFSETYAALCDYNGLHCREEVQWP, encoded by the exons ATGGCCCCGCGGTACGCGGGtccacaaacaaaagaaatgggTTTCGCTCACGGTGCCCGAGGACTGTGTGGCACGCAAAGCGGGACGCTGTCCCCAGACCGACAGATGGTCCAGGCTGCAGGTAACACGCACAGAGAGTCACACGCGGGAACCCGCAGGCAAGGTCAGCACCAGCGCGCGCAGGGTCTCACGCGGCCCGGAGGCGGCGCGCATGCTCGGTCCGGCTCTTCCCCCGGCCGGGCGGGGACCCCGCGCTGGGAGGCGGGGGCACCAGCGCCCGCGCAGCCGCTCCTGACTGGAGTGGGCTCGGCGGCTGCTGCAGCGCTCAGCGCCCGGGCCCTGCCGGAGCCGGGTCGAGCATGTGCCGCGGCTCcccagcggcggcggcggcggcggcggcggcggcggctcctcTGCAGCAGCGGCAGCAACAGCGGCCGCCATGGCCAAGTCCAGCGCGGAGCTCACCCGCGAGCTGCAAG ACAGCATCCGGAGGTGCCTGAGCCAAGGGGCTGTGCTCCAACAAATCGCGTGAAGCTGGAGATGAAACCCAAGAAGTTTGAGGACCGAGTGCTG GCCGTGACCTCCTGGCgcctccacctcttcccccttAAAGTCCCAGCCAAG GTGGAGAGCTCCTTCAATGTCTTGGAGATCCGGGCCTTCAACACGCTCAGTCAGAACCAG ATCCTAGTGGAGACAGAGCGTGGCATGGTGAGCATGCGGCTGCCCTCAGCTGAGAGTGTGGACCAGGTGACGCGACATGTGAGCTCTGCCCTCTCCAAGGTCTGCCCTGGCCCTGG GTGTCTCATCCGGCGTGGAAATGCAGACACTCCAGAAGGGCCCCGAGACACGTCCCCCAACTCTGAGACTTCCACATCTACCACGCACAGTGTCTGTG GTGGCTTCTCTGAGACCTACGCTGCTCTGTGTGACTACAATGGGCTGCACTGCCGTGAGGAGGTGCAGTGG ccatag